The sequence TATCCGGCAAGGATCTGTTTAGGCTTATGAGATCAGAGAGTTTAGCATTATAGCCGTGGATTCCGTAGAGGACTTCCGTTGCTTCATTTTCTTTGGTATTTGGCAACAAAGCTGCTCTTCCCTGTTTACCCAGTCCTGTCCCAATTGTATCCTCCTTAATGAGACAGTAGTGCCAATCCTTGATAGCTTTTTGCTTTGGGAGGTAAAAGTTTCCATGGCggtaaatttttaaaatatccaaTTCGTTTTGGGTCAAGGTCAGTATGGGTGGGGAAGTCTCCGGCTTCTTTAGGATCTCTCTTTTTGGGAGCTGTCTAGTTGACATATCCGTTTTAGGGATATCTTTTTGGTTGATTTTTATGGCAATAGACTCCACTATTCTTTTGTGTATCTGGCTTCCCATTAAAATAGTGGATACCAAAGAAGCCAAAAGAATGGCGAGCAGAAGACGCACAATCAACCTCAGATCTATATTCATAATGATCTTTTTTAATTCGTGTTTAATTCTATGTTATGATTTATGCTAAACgatttacatatattaaatttattttcctAGCCTACTTGataattctaaataaataaattcagaatTTCAACGGAAATAAAATCATCGTCTAGGTTTGAAGCCCAGCTATTCTATACTtttggtattttcattgtaAGTGGTCACGCTAAACTTGGTATTTAAGGAAATTTTATTTGCAATTTTTGCCGCGACTTTGCAGTATTTAAATACTTTCTTAATACTAAGACCAAGCGCATGGAAggtttataatttttatttttaactaatttaaacaaaatctGACTGAAGCCAAGGTAATACCGCCATGGATCTCAACGACGCAGTGCTCACCTGTGCGGTGAACATGCAGTGGACCAATTCCGTGGGCATTACGGGACGAAAACTGGCCTACAAGACGGCTACCTTGCGCTTGGTGCGGAATGATCTGCGGGAATTGTTTGTGGAGGTGACGCCGGAGAAGCTGAAGCCCCTGAAGTTCAAGCTAAAGGACCTTATGGTGCACAAGAAGTTCATGGCCGAGGGCAAGGCCACCTTTAACTTCAAGGCGGAGAACTGCACCTTATATTTGTCCAACGCACCGCCGGGCACTTTGATGTTCTTTCTGCGCACGATCTTCATCAAAATGAATGGAAGCGAGGGAGGATCTCAGCCAGATGATGCCTCCTTGCAGAAGAAACTCAGGGAGCATCTGATGTCCGGGAAACCCAGCACTTTCGATGACGTCTCGCCCGTCACCACCGCCGAGATGATTTTGGCGCGCAAAAAGGCGGGTTTGATGTCCAAGGGTTCGGTGACCACGCCCTCGCCCCAGGCAGCCAAAAAGCGGAGATTCGAGGAGCTCAAGGAGGAGAAGGACCGAGGCAGCCTACCAGCCGCCAAGAAACTCTACCAATCGACCACCGATGAGTCCCTCAGACTGAGCGAAGAGCAAATGGAGGTGCTGCGGGCCTGTACCTCCGGCAAAAGTGTATTCTTCACAGGCTCTGCGGGCACTGGAAAGAGTTTTCTGCTCCGGCGGATCATCTCGGCCCTGCCACCAGATGGAACAGTGGCCACAGCCTCCACGGGAGTGGCAGCGTGCCTGATTGGCGGCACCACTTTGCACGCTTTCGCAGGCATAGGAGGAGGAGACGCCACCATGCAGAGGTGTCTGGAGCTGGCTTCCCGACCCGCGAGTGCCCAGACCTGGAGGAAGTGCAAGCGACTGATCATCGATGAGATCTCCATGGTGGATGGGCAGTTCTTTGAGGTACTAATTACCTAAAATTTGTGTATATTTAAGAGAACATTACAACCTTCCAACTTTATGTAGAAAATCGAAGCTGTTGCCCGACACATTCGTCGTAATGATCGACCCTTTGGCGGCATCCAGCTCATCCTGTGCGGCGATTTCCTGCAGCTTCCCCCAGTTATTAAAGCAGATTTCGGAGCTGCGCCCAGTGCAACGCCCCAGCAGCGATTCTGTTTCCAGTCCAGCGCCTGGGAGACCTGCATCCAGTGTGTCTACGAACTGAAGCAAGTGCATCGTCAATCGGATCCGGAGTTTGTGAAAATTCTCAACCACCTTCGCATTGGCCATGTGAATGATTCCATAACCAGCCGACTGTCTGCCACTTCCAAGCAGAAAATCGAGGGAAATGGCATTCTGGCCACTCAACTGTGCTCCCACACAAACGATGCGAACTCCATTAACGAGTCCAAGCTGGAGAACCTCGAAGGGGACAAGATTTTATTCAAGGCTGATGATTCGGATGCCGGCATGACGAAGACTTTAGATCAACAGATTCAGGCACCTTCTCAATTGTACCTCAAGGTAAATGCCCAAGTAATGCTGCTCAAGAATATAAACATATCCAATGGTCTGGTGAATGGAGCTCGCGGCGTGGTTGTGAGAATGGACAAGGATCTGCCAGTGGTAAGGTTCAAGAACAACCAGGAATACGTTTGCAAGCACGAGAAGTGGATCATTAAAACCGCCTCAGGCGGCCTCATCACACGTCGTCAGGTTCCATTGAAGTTGGCCTGGGCATTTTCCATCCACAAAAGTCAAGGTTTAACACTCGACTGCGTGGAGATGTCCCTGTCAAAAGTATTTGAGGCTGGACAGGCCTACGTGGCCTTGTCCCGAGCTAAGTCCCTGCAATCCATTCGCATCCTGGACTTCGACGCCAAGCAAGTGTGGGCCAATCCGCAGGTGCTGCAATTCTACAAGGGATTCCGACGCAAGCTAATGGACACAACCATGATTCCTTTGGGTCCCAAGAACAAGGACAAGAAGCCAGGAGACAGCAAGGCCGGAAACAGCGCCCTGGCCAAGCTCAAAAAGAGTCTCATGAACAAGCCGCTAGTCTCAATCAGCTGAGCTCAGAGTTATTTTAAGCCCTAGTGAAATCATAGTGAAAAGAAGAATTTGTATAAGATTTAAAATTGACTAATATTGCTTATCTAATTCCATTAggaaattgtaattttttctttttttagaGAAAAACATTATGGCTTATAGACTTTGAATTCCTTTTCTTAAAGAAACGAAAAATTATTTCCTAAATTGGTGCATTTTTATAATACAGGCGGGCTCAGATTTGCCTCGCTTTAACGCGAATGTGAAAGTAAAAACCGGAGCCCGCCTGaaattataactttttataaaGTATCACATATTGTTgctatattattttaaagattcATCAATATTTTATGTGAAGTTCTTGAAGTGTTTGAACTCAAAGAAAATTATGAATTATAGAACTTAAAACCCGACTCTTTCTCTCTTGAGAATTTATTGTCTCAAATAGTTTATAAGTTAGCTAACATTTTGTCAAAATGGTATATTATAAACCGCTAGAAATTAGTATTATGCACAATTACGAATCGAACATTTGACCTTAATGCATTtcacaaataaaaactttagACAAATTACTTTAAACCCTTTTGACACTATCGAGTTAGTCATTAAACCGATGAACTCGGCTGATGACAGGATTATGCAGCTCTCAAGTGTTACTTACAGGGGATTCCTCATTTTCCTCACTTAAAAGAGTTTTAATCAAGCTCAACCCTTGGGATTACCATTTCAAGGCgtgtatatttaattataacgGATAATGAAACTAGAAAACATCAGCTCAGATCGGCGCGTTAGACACATAAAGGCAGAGTTTAATGGGCGGCCTCCTCCTTCATGCCACTGCCCACGGGTCCATGGCGACGCTCCCAGATCAGGCGATGCTTCTGCTTCATGTATGCGGTCTTGGCATTGGCATAGCCTCCCAAGTCGCCATCTGAAATTGAAGGAAATCGATCAATGAGTGGCCATTTAAAGCTGAAATCTAGGTGTCCCATATAGGGATTCCACTTACACTTGATGAACCAGTTCTCGGTGGCCTTCTCGTACTGTTCCAGCAGCGGCTTGCACTTGACGATGTGGTCGGGGGCCTCGTAGAGGGTGCAATCCTCGAAGCGCTGGCGCAGAATGTTAACGATCTCGTTGTCCACCATGCGATCCCGGCGGAACTGCTGATCGGCCTCAAAACGGCAGACGGCGTCGTCCGTGTAGCACTGATCGATCGTCGGAACGCGGCGGAAGCGCTGGTGGTACCAATTCTGCTTCTCCTGGTTCGGCTCCACAATGCTCTCTGTGGGGTAATTATAAGATAGATTAACATGGGTCTCAAAAATCGCTGTTCTAAATGCAATATTGTTCCTATTGATATGAAATTTGGTATGTGGGTAGGAgttgaaatataaaatttttatttataggcaaaatattaaaaacaatctattaaattgcaaaaaattatattggaaagaaatgtacagtggtcggcatatgtattttgacaaaataaaagttaagtatactcataacttgaatttacttcttgtaaactataggcatcaatggaaaggtaatttcaatgccgtttgaatgatacaatacatttctttacccattcagtacttattgaaaaggacaaatttgtgtaaatcaacttttaaatttttttttcaaacttttttcctcgtcttgaaaacttaaattttttgatgcaaaaagtttcttcaaacaaaaacaatagtaactgcaaaaagaatttttcaaaaatcattttccttatattttttatgaatttttgaaaatgcttaaAAACAGGCATT is a genomic window of Drosophila suzukii chromosome 2L, CBGP_Dsuzu_IsoJpt1.0, whole genome shotgun sequence containing:
- the ND-PDSW gene encoding NADH dehydrogenase [ubiquinone] 1 beta subcomplex subunit 10, producing MPEPRSPMASFAESVLNVIDGPITWFRESIVEPNQEKQNWYHQRFRRVPTIDQCYTDDAVCRFEADQQFRRDRMVDNEIVNILRQRFEDCTLYEAPDHIVKCKPLLEQYEKATENWFIKYGDLGGYANAKTAYMKQKHRLIWERRHGPVGSGMKEEAAH
- the Pif1 gene encoding ATP-dependent DNA helicase PIF1, which gives rise to MDLNDAVLTCAVNMQWTNSVGITGRKLAYKTATLRLVRNDLRELFVEVTPEKLKPLKFKLKDLMVHKKFMAEGKATFNFKAENCTLYLSNAPPGTLMFFLRTIFIKMNGSEGGSQPDDASLQKKLREHLMSGKPSTFDDVSPVTTAEMILARKKAGLMSKGSVTTPSPQAAKKRRFEELKEEKDRGSLPAAKKLYQSTTDESLRLSEEQMEVLRACTSGKSVFFTGSAGTGKSFLLRRIISALPPDGTVATASTGVAACLIGGTTLHAFAGIGGGDATMQRCLELASRPASAQTWRKCKRLIIDEISMVDGQFFEKIEAVARHIRRNDRPFGGIQLILCGDFLQLPPVIKADFGAAPSATPQQRFCFQSSAWETCIQCVYELKQVHRQSDPEFVKILNHLRIGHVNDSITSRLSATSKQKIEGNGILATQLCSHTNDANSINESKLENLEGDKILFKADDSDAGMTKTLDQQIQAPSQLYLKVNAQVMLLKNINISNGLVNGARGVVVRMDKDLPVVRFKNNQEYVCKHEKWIIKTASGGLITRRQVPLKLAWAFSIHKSQGLTLDCVEMSLSKVFEAGQAYVALSRAKSLQSIRILDFDAKQVWANPQVLQFYKGFRRKLMDTTMIPLGPKNKDKKPGDSKAGNSALAKLKKSLMNKPLVSIS